One part of the Phaenicophaeus curvirostris isolate KB17595 chromosome 2, BPBGC_Pcur_1.0, whole genome shotgun sequence genome encodes these proteins:
- the KCNK3 gene encoding potassium channel subfamily K member 3, with amino-acid sequence MKRQNVRTLALIMCTFTYLLVGAAVFDALESEEETAERRRLEAKSQELKSKYNLSAESYRELEWVVLKLKPHKAGVQWKFAGSFYFAITVITTIGYGHAAPSTDGGKVFCMVYALLGIPLTLVMFQSLGERINTFVKYLLHRIKKCLGMRQAEVSMANMVTIGFFSCISTLCIGAAAFSYYEHWSFFHAYYYCFITLTTIGFGDYVALQKDEALQNKPQYVAFSFVYILTGLTVIGAFLNLVVLRFMTMNAEDEKRDAEHRALLTRNGQASSIHTTDAASPAPAVPVGGGGGSGGGFRNVYAEVLHFQSMCSCLWYKSREKLQYSIPMIIPRDLSTSDTCVEQSHSSPGRCPETPSNRCFCNTRRSAISSVSTGLHSLAAFPSLMKRRSSV; translated from the exons ATGAAGCGGCAGAACGTGCGGACGCTGGCGCTCATCATGTGCACCTTCACCTACCTGCTGGTGGGAGCCGCCGTCTTCGACGCGCTCGAGTCGGAGGAGGAGACGGCGGAGCGGCGGCGGCTGGAGGCGAAGAGCCAGGAGCTCAAGAGCAAGTACAACCTCAGCGCCGAGAGCTACCGCGAACTCGAGTGGGTCGTCCTCAAGCTCAAGCCGCACAAGGCCGGCGTCCAGTGGAAATTCGCCGGCTCCTTTTACTTCGCTATCACCGTCATCACCACCATAG GTTACGGCCATGCAGCCCCGAGCACGGATGGTGGGAAGGTCTTCTGCATGGTCTACGCCCTGCTGGGGATCCCGCTCACCCTCGTCATGTTCCAGAGCTTGGGCGAGAGGATCAACACCTTTGTCAAGTACCTCCTTCACCGTATCAAGAAGTGCCTTGGCATGAGGCAGGCGGAGGTCTCCATGGCCAACATGGTCACCATCGGGTTCTTCTCCTGTATCAGCACCCTCTGCATCGGGGCAGCCGCCTTCTCCTACTACGAGCACTGGAGCTTCTTCCACGCCTACTACTACTGTTTCATCACCCTCACCACCATTGGGTTCGGGGACTACGTGGCCCTGCAGAAGGACGAAGCCCTCCAGAACAAGCCACAGTACGTGGCCTTCAGCTTCGTCTACATCCTGACAGGGCTGACGGTCATCGGGGCTTTCCTCAACCTGGTGGTGCTGCGCTTCATGACCATGAACGCGGAGGACGAGAAGCGAGACGCTGAGCATCGGGCGCTGCTCACCCGCAACGGGCAAGCCAGCAGCATCCACACCACAGACGCTGCCTCACCTGCGCCGGCGGTGCCCGTGGGTGGCGGTGGCGGCAGCGGGGGTGGCTTTCGGAACGTCTACGCTGAGGTTCTCCACTTCCAATCCATGTGCTCGTGCCTGTGGTACAAGAGCCGGGAGAAGCTGCAGTACTCCATCCCGATGATCATCCCCAGGGACCTCTCCACCTCGGACACCTGTGTGGAGCAGAGCCACTCCTCGCCCGGCCGCTGTCCGGAGACGCCTTCCAACAGATGTTTCTGCAACACCCGCCGCTCGGCCATCAGCTCTGTCTCCACGGGTCTCCACAGCTTGGCAGCTTTCCCGAGCCTCATGAAGCGCCGCAGCTCCGTGTaa